A region of the Chryseobacterium cucumeris genome:
CAATACAGAAACATAGGTTGGGATATCTGAAATCAGGATATTCCTGTTGATATTGGCTAAAATGATATCATAATTTTCTTTCCCTAAGTTTTCTGCAGTTCCCTGTTCAATATCCAGTTCTACATTATTTCTTACTGCATTTTCTTTTGAGTTTTCTACTGACCATTCATCAATATCGATAGCTTTGGTATCTCCGGCGCCCTGCTGTTTTGCATAAATGGCTAATACGGAAGTTCCGCATCCCATATCCAATACTTTTTTACCCTTGAAATCAATATCCATCATTTGCTGGATCATCAAATGGGTTGTAGGGTGATGCCCCGTTCCGAAAGACATTTTAGGCTGAATGATAATTTCATGCATTCCCGGTACAGATTCGTGGAACTCTGCTCTGATCAATACTTTATCATCTATATTAATTGGAGAAAAATTCTTTTCCCATTCTTCGTTCCAGTTGATGTTCGGCATTTCTTCGAAAGAATATTCGATTTTTACGTTTTCGTTTTCAAAGATCGGAAGTCCTTTCAACTGATCTTCGTGAAACAAATCTGTCTGGATATATCCTAAAATTCCGTCAATTTCTTCTGTAAAGCTGTCAAAGCCTATTTCTATAAGCTCTGCCATTAATATCTCATTCCAGGGTTGTAATGGAGAAATTTTGAAATTGAATTCTAAATAATTTTGCATGTGAATAATTTCTGCAAAAATACTAATGTTATTACTGTTAAAAAAATGATGGAGTCATTTTTGGCTGAAACCGGGGAGTTTTATGTTTTTTAAATTGTGGATGTGGTAAAAAAGTTTATTTGTGAATTTTTTCTCCCACAAATTATACGGATGACACAGATGATTGCATCGTATTTTCAATAGAGGCGGGTTTTAGCCCGTCTTCAAAATCATGACAAATTTCCATTGGCTTCAGCCGAAACTTATTTTTTCTATCCTAAAGGCTATGTAGATTTTTTAAAATGCGAAAGATTGTAAGTTTGGGCTAAAGCCTAAGAAACATACAAAATAAAGCGGGCAAAAGCCCGCTCCTATTGAATTTTATTGTTCATGAGAAGAATTCTTGTTAACAGCTTTAGACTTTAAACATTAAACTCTGAACTTTAAATTTTTAAATCTCTTAAGGATTCGTAGAGAAAATAGAACCGTTAGCGATCAGCGCTCTTCTGTTCATTTTGAGAATATCTCTTACCCATTCTGCGAAATCTTCCGGTTGTAATACTTTGTCAGGATTTCCGTCTGTAAGACCGCCCTGGATGCTCATATCTGAAGCAATTGTACTTGGAGTCAAGGTGATGACACGGATATTTTGTTTTCTCCATTCTGCCATCATGGATTGAGAAAGAGATACTACGGCTGCTTTTGAAGCGGCGTATGCAGACATATTCGGTCCCCCTTTCAGCCCTGCAGTAGAAGCTACGTTCACGATATCACCTTCTCCTTTAGCTTTCATAAATGGATAAGCTGCCTTAGCTGCATAATACACCCCGAAAAGATTGGTTTTAATCACCTGCTCCCATGTTTCGGATGGCATTTCTTCGATCGATCCAAAGTCTCCGATTCCCGCATTATTGATCAGAATATCAATTCCTCCCAACTGCTCTGCTAAAGATTCTATTCCAGCTTTTACCTGAATTTCATTGTCTACAGAAAATACGGCATATGCTGAATTTACTCCTGATTTTTTGATTTCTTCAACCGTCATTTTAAGGTTTTCCTCGTTTCTTCCTGTAATGGCAACGTTTACTCCTTCATTAGCCAAAGCAAGTGCAACAGCTTTTCCTAATCCTCTTCCACCACCTGTTATGATGGCATTTTTTCCGTTTATATTCATAGTAATGATACTTTTCTTGATACAAAGTTACGAAAGAACATTTTTACGAAACAGCGAAAACATGGATTTAATAGTTTTTTAATTGTTTATCGTAAAACTCGATAAAAATTAAAACCGGCTCATAAGAACCGGTTTCAAATCTAAAAAAGGTATAGTAAAAAAAATAAAAAGCTTAAGGAATCTG
Encoded here:
- the prmA gene encoding 50S ribosomal protein L11 methyltransferase is translated as MQNYLEFNFKISPLQPWNEILMAELIEIGFDSFTEEIDGILGYIQTDLFHEDQLKGLPIFENENVKIEYSFEEMPNINWNEEWEKNFSPINIDDKVLIRAEFHESVPGMHEIIIQPKMSFGTGHHPTTHLMIQQMMDIDFKGKKVLDMGCGTSVLAIYAKQQGAGDTKAIDIDEWSVENSKENAVRNNVELDIEQGTAENLGKENYDIILANINRNILISDIPTYVSVLNDGGKLLLSGLCFFDVDDILEVCKESGLGLKKKLQREEWVSLLLEK
- a CDS encoding 3-ketoacyl-ACP reductase encodes the protein MNINGKNAIITGGGRGLGKAVALALANEGVNVAITGRNEENLKMTVEEIKKSGVNSAYAVFSVDNEIQVKAGIESLAEQLGGIDILINNAGIGDFGSIEEMPSETWEQVIKTNLFGVYYAAKAAYPFMKAKGEGDIVNVASTAGLKGGPNMSAYAASKAAVVSLSQSMMAEWRKQNIRVITLTPSTIASDMSIQGGLTDGNPDKVLQPEDFAEWVRDILKMNRRALIANGSIFSTNP